The proteins below come from a single Pseudomonas hygromyciniae genomic window:
- a CDS encoding DUF4400 domain-containing protein: MAEMLEEKWPKGVMASIAFFFLLILMLATVAPNKLVDTVMLKERKWGVELLGDSDMEKVLEKTNYYYSALVIDSGAKKIVSDMLMPRGGTVDAFERNVDWWFRYLESRGEAVQKIIYQMVYRIVLTIYWLPLLIAVLVPAIYAGWMRWNAKRHGFDYSSPFLNNNAAIVLSWGGMLIVLSVLLPLPLPPLVISTFIVIMLPVVLSVLISNLPKRI; encoded by the coding sequence ATGGCTGAGATGCTTGAGGAGAAATGGCCAAAGGGCGTGATGGCATCTATAGCGTTTTTCTTCCTACTGATCCTGATGCTAGCAACTGTAGCGCCAAATAAGCTTGTGGACACGGTGATGCTTAAAGAACGCAAGTGGGGCGTTGAGTTGCTTGGCGATTCCGACATGGAGAAGGTGCTTGAGAAGACCAATTACTATTATTCGGCGCTAGTAATCGATTCTGGAGCCAAAAAGATTGTCTCCGACATGCTGATGCCACGGGGTGGCACCGTGGATGCTTTCGAAAGAAATGTGGATTGGTGGTTTCGCTATCTAGAGTCGCGAGGTGAAGCCGTCCAGAAAATCATCTATCAGATGGTTTACCGGATAGTTTTGACCATCTACTGGTTGCCATTGCTGATCGCAGTTCTTGTGCCAGCAATTTACGCTGGCTGGATGCGTTGGAATGCCAAGCGACATGGATTCGACTATTCATCGCCGTTCCTGAATAACAACGCTGCAATTGTCTTATCTTGGGGTGGAATGCTGATTGTGCTCAGCGTGTTGCTGCCTCTGCCGCTACCGCCGCTCGTCATATCAACCTTCATCGTAATAATGCTGCCCGTGGTCCTATCCGTGCTGATCAGCAACCTGCCTAAACGGATTTGA
- a CDS encoding DsbA family protein produces MATKTTHSKTIPSAIAITALATALVVGSYYHFTTVSSLKGQVSTLEGELSFATAKAVDPASIQEIVANLKQLPKDDIPAAPDNWIYGSASARYTLVEMTDTECPYCRDHFPLLKALIESSAGQINAAILHVPALGEASRRQALAIECAGEQGGSDAAWKYTQTVFDKTGGNGKGVTESLVSLATELGLDGKRFAACTDSKQAIERVTGDLDEAIKLGIQQTPSTLLLDNQTGMSMVLQGANASHEGILKAIASLNKAGGAK; encoded by the coding sequence ATGGCAACGAAAACGACTCACTCGAAAACGATTCCATCTGCAATCGCTATTACAGCCCTTGCTACCGCGTTGGTAGTCGGTTCGTATTACCATTTTACTACCGTGAGCAGCCTTAAAGGCCAGGTTAGTACCCTTGAGGGTGAGCTGTCCTTTGCAACAGCAAAAGCAGTCGATCCCGCCTCTATTCAAGAGATAGTTGCCAATCTCAAGCAACTTCCAAAAGATGACATTCCCGCAGCTCCAGACAACTGGATATATGGCTCGGCATCTGCTCGATACACGCTCGTCGAAATGACAGATACAGAGTGCCCGTACTGCCGGGATCATTTCCCCCTGCTCAAAGCTCTTATCGAGTCGTCTGCAGGGCAAATCAACGCCGCGATTCTCCATGTCCCCGCTCTTGGCGAGGCATCTCGTAGACAAGCCTTGGCTATTGAATGTGCTGGTGAACAGGGTGGCTCTGATGCTGCCTGGAAATACACTCAGACGGTTTTCGATAAAACGGGTGGCAACGGAAAGGGGGTTACTGAATCCCTCGTTTCTCTTGCAACTGAGCTTGGTCTGGATGGGAAGCGTTTTGCTGCATGCACAGATTCCAAGCAGGCCATCGAGCGGGTCACTGGAGATCTGGACGAAGCAATAAAGCTGGGCATCCAACAAACGCCTTCGACACTGCTTTTGGATAATCAAACAGGGATGTCGATGGTTCTCCAGGGCGCCAACGCCAGTCATGAAGGCATCCTTAAAGCAATTGCCAGCCTCAATAAAGCAGGGGGAGCAAAGTGA
- the traN gene encoding conjugal transfer mating pair stabilization protein TraN yields MSKIESDVWTPQSCVNQGKAVLNGECTSGSIKVTKGVESEGECGTIAGVHICPGSPLYDQIKASPLGTSRLAEQVRVTGCGTTSSRTNTCTKYEEDPSCGFISQGCIEGTKGESGSCYAFEEIWDCGYDTSYETIVNTGSQIDCPGGARCMGSECFDTSNTKSGDFAYAVAMLQVAQFAEHDLDCGGDGTDINEANECKIFKGDAMECKKALGGYVDCCEAPESVSIFDYVNLTMNTLKMTSSLEALNRTGSLFSPGYWAAGSNAVMAAGTSVVKGQWGTVVDAATGAFEKTLSGTLEQTALSKLQTWLMQKAYDAMVEMGAGAAADAVFATGADGAVTGLGANAAMVLNIIGWVYMVYVIVDLLINIIWECEEKEFELGAKKETRQCHFVGSYCASKVLGSCVEKREAYCCFGSVVARIIQESAREQLGLGWGETKTPSCEGITPTQMAKMDWTRVDLSEWIGMLNLAGRLPTASTVSLEDVTGGGSGLGGLSEGTKRLNTLDRNLERLNGFDVDGVKKQYEKDLK; encoded by the coding sequence ATGTCTAAAATCGAATCTGATGTCTGGACACCTCAAAGCTGTGTTAATCAGGGTAAAGCAGTTCTAAATGGCGAGTGTACATCGGGCTCGATTAAAGTGACTAAGGGGGTCGAAAGTGAAGGCGAATGCGGAACCATAGCAGGAGTCCATATTTGCCCAGGCTCGCCCCTTTATGATCAGATCAAAGCCAGTCCTCTAGGTACCTCACGCTTAGCCGAGCAAGTTAGAGTTACTGGGTGTGGAACTACATCTTCGAGAACCAACACCTGTACCAAGTATGAAGAAGATCCGAGTTGTGGGTTTATTTCACAGGGATGTATAGAAGGCACTAAAGGTGAAAGCGGTAGTTGTTATGCCTTTGAGGAGATTTGGGACTGCGGTTATGACACGAGTTATGAAACGATTGTTAATACAGGCTCCCAAATTGACTGTCCTGGTGGGGCACGCTGTATGGGTAGCGAATGTTTTGACACCTCGAATACGAAGAGCGGTGACTTCGCCTATGCCGTTGCCATGCTTCAGGTCGCTCAATTCGCAGAGCACGACCTCGATTGTGGGGGTGACGGTACCGACATCAACGAGGCTAATGAGTGCAAGATTTTCAAAGGCGATGCAATGGAGTGCAAGAAGGCACTTGGTGGTTATGTCGACTGCTGCGAAGCTCCCGAAAGCGTTAGCATTTTCGACTATGTAAACCTGACGATGAATACTCTCAAGATGACTAGTTCGCTTGAGGCACTCAACAGAACAGGTAGTTTGTTCTCTCCTGGCTACTGGGCCGCCGGCAGTAACGCAGTAATGGCCGCCGGTACTTCTGTAGTGAAGGGCCAGTGGGGGACAGTCGTAGATGCTGCGACAGGCGCTTTCGAGAAGACTCTCAGCGGCACCTTAGAGCAAACAGCTTTGAGTAAGTTGCAAACCTGGCTCATGCAGAAGGCTTACGATGCAATGGTAGAAATGGGCGCAGGAGCCGCGGCTGACGCTGTGTTTGCTACCGGTGCTGATGGTGCGGTTACCGGCCTTGGGGCTAATGCTGCGATGGTGCTGAATATTATCGGCTGGGTGTACATGGTTTATGTGATTGTCGATCTGTTAATCAACATCATATGGGAATGCGAAGAGAAGGAGTTCGAGCTGGGCGCTAAAAAGGAAACCCGCCAATGCCACTTCGTCGGAAGCTACTGTGCCTCTAAGGTATTGGGCTCTTGTGTTGAAAAAAGGGAGGCATATTGCTGCTTTGGATCGGTGGTTGCGAGAATCATCCAGGAGTCCGCTCGTGAGCAGTTGGGGCTCGGTTGGGGTGAGACCAAGACACCTTCCTGCGAAGGGATTACGCCAACTCAGATGGCGAAGATGGATTGGACTCGTGTCGACCTTTCAGAGTGGATCGGGATGTTAAATTTGGCAGGAAGACTGCCGACTGCTTCTACGGTCTCACTTGAGGACGTAACTGGCGGCGGTAGCGGCCTTGGTGGTCTATCTGAAGGGACCAAACGGCTTAACACCCTGGATCGGAACCTCGAAAGACTGAATGGGTTCGATGTAGACGGAGTTAAAAAACAGTATGAAAAAGATCTGAAGTAA
- a CDS encoding DsbA family protein: MSKFNPTLATAIGVSLVTSAVAIGVSSLMSQSYTDMAVKNALEEQLPGAVDKTLKNREIEKINAAKAKILSKWSGASDTSIEGRHIYGNKDAQFTLVEFSDLECPYCKRFHDTPKQMADKSEGRINWEWQHYPLAFHNPAAEVAAHASECVAELAGNKAFWAFTGEWFARTQLNGQGVEDVERLAQEVGAPLDAYRQCMESGKYQVLIDNQVKKGTNMGVTGTPATVVVDNLTGNKLLVKGAQSTQVLLQTMQQLVKMRDETPNQEKLDPPSAATVQEIGAQKSE, from the coding sequence ATGTCTAAATTCAATCCCACTCTCGCTACCGCCATTGGCGTTTCCCTCGTGACCTCTGCCGTTGCTATCGGAGTGTCTTCCCTCATGAGTCAAAGCTACACCGACATGGCTGTGAAGAATGCCCTTGAGGAGCAGTTACCAGGGGCAGTAGACAAAACCCTCAAGAATCGTGAGATCGAGAAGATCAACGCTGCAAAGGCAAAAATCCTTTCCAAATGGAGCGGCGCATCTGACACGTCTATTGAAGGTCGCCACATCTACGGCAACAAGGACGCCCAGTTCACTCTGGTTGAGTTCAGTGACTTGGAATGCCCTTACTGCAAGCGTTTCCATGACACGCCAAAGCAAATGGCTGACAAGTCCGAAGGGCGTATTAACTGGGAATGGCAGCATTACCCCCTAGCGTTCCACAACCCAGCAGCCGAAGTGGCAGCTCATGCGTCTGAGTGTGTAGCAGAGCTTGCCGGCAATAAAGCGTTCTGGGCCTTCACTGGCGAGTGGTTCGCTCGCACCCAACTGAATGGTCAAGGTGTCGAGGACGTAGAACGTCTTGCGCAGGAAGTTGGTGCTCCCCTGGATGCCTACCGTCAGTGCATGGAAAGCGGCAAGTACCAGGTCTTGATCGACAACCAGGTGAAAAAAGGCACGAATATGGGTGTGACCGGCACGCCAGCCACTGTCGTCGTCGACAACCTGACAGGTAACAAACTGCTAGTGAAAGGTGCTCAAAGCACACAGGTGCTCCTACAAACCATGCAGCAACTGGTAAAAATGCGCGACGAGACTCCCAACCAGGAAAAGTTGGATCCCCCTTCTGCGGCCACGGTTCAGGAGATCGGTGCTCAAAAGTCTGAATAA
- a CDS encoding carbon storage regulator, which translates to MLHIERKVGESIRLSDNIQVIVTKAANGTVRLAFDAPKEVKIYREEIYQRIQNGKMP; encoded by the coding sequence ATGCTGCACATTGAGCGAAAGGTTGGGGAGTCTATTCGGCTCAGTGACAACATACAGGTGATCGTCACTAAGGCTGCGAACGGTACAGTCAGGTTGGCGTTTGATGCGCCGAAAGAGGTGAAGATCTACCGCGAAGAGATCTACCAGCGCATCCAGAACGGAAAGATGCCCTGA
- a CDS encoding single-stranded DNA-binding protein has translation MARGVNKVILVGTCGQDPETRYLPNGNAVTNLSLATSEQWTDKQTGQKVEKTEWHRVSLFGKVAEIAGEYLRKGAQVYIEGKLQTREWEKDGIKRYTTEIIVDMQGKMQLLGGKPDRSDSQGQPQQSRPQQRPSQQQREPAPQQGAGFDSFDDDIPFAPISRLLLNII, from the coding sequence ATGGCTCGCGGCGTAAATAAAGTGATCTTGGTTGGTACCTGTGGCCAAGATCCAGAAACTCGCTACTTACCTAACGGTAATGCAGTGACCAATCTCAGCCTTGCAACAAGTGAACAGTGGACTGACAAACAGACAGGACAGAAAGTCGAAAAGACCGAATGGCACCGTGTTTCTTTGTTTGGAAAAGTCGCTGAAATCGCTGGTGAGTATCTGCGTAAAGGAGCGCAGGTATACATCGAAGGTAAGCTTCAAACACGAGAGTGGGAAAAAGACGGTATTAAGCGGTATACCACCGAAATTATCGTCGACATGCAGGGCAAGATGCAGCTCCTGGGTGGTAAACCAGATCGGAGCGATTCTCAAGGTCAACCCCAACAGAGTCGCCCTCAACAACGTCCTAGCCAGCAACAGCGTGAACCGGCTCCTCAGCAAGGTGCAGGGTTCGATAGCTTCGACGACGACATCCCTTTTGCCCCTATTAGCCGTTTGCTACTAAACATCATCTAA
- the traD gene encoding conjugative transfer system coupling protein TraD (Members of this protein family are the putative conjugative coupling factor, TraD, as the term is used for the SXT and TOL plasmid systems.): MSEWDYTSYWRKNYEAREAMAWGSSMVAGTAVQLLTAMPVTPYLITLGVQAGFALAAIPRALRVYQAKACLLGKELSFITLEEVMELVRGHPHEFYFGEAFQWRQMHGQYAFELQAMDVEAILGKRGRRQANVKGTRWIHGIGMAEEEPCFRPQDQRSIHHLVTGTTGAGKSRWFDIAIAQCVARGEAVIVIDPKGDKGLAATCKRACAAVGKPSLFKYFHPAHPDKSVRLSLTKNFGRATEIASRVAVLMQSKAGDPFQAFAQMSLNSVIQAMLICNILPTLVGIRRTLEGDVPGLTIKVVMAYGAKVFGEAEFNRMAESAILSAKVKDIEQKAKVLRRVYYNDIAKVKANPDMEGLLTMLEHERAHFSKMIAGLLPILTMLTSGEMGPLLSPQNDNEDPRLICDLNSVINADQVLYLGLDSLADPMVGSTIGSLALADLASTAGEIYNHRLPKPVNIFVDEAAEVINDQLIQLLNKGRGAGINLYIATQTIADFVARMGDEAKAMQVLGNCNNIICFRVLDSDTQEFVSKKMTPTRFKYVMRTQGNSAGEGGVLQGGNVGERLMQEEGERFPSALLGELPDLEFLAIFAGGDIRKGRLPILTGPAAN, translated from the coding sequence ATGAGTGAATGGGACTACACCAGCTATTGGCGGAAAAACTACGAGGCGCGCGAGGCCATGGCATGGGGATCATCTATGGTCGCCGGCACGGCAGTCCAGCTTTTAACTGCTATGCCTGTGACGCCATATCTCATTACTTTGGGGGTGCAAGCTGGCTTCGCTTTAGCCGCAATTCCGCGTGCACTGAGGGTTTACCAAGCTAAAGCCTGTCTACTCGGCAAGGAGTTATCGTTCATCACGCTAGAGGAAGTCATGGAGCTGGTCAGGGGGCATCCTCACGAGTTCTATTTCGGCGAAGCGTTTCAGTGGAGACAAATGCACGGCCAATACGCCTTTGAGCTTCAAGCAATGGACGTAGAGGCCATCCTTGGAAAGAGAGGACGTCGCCAGGCAAATGTGAAGGGCACAAGGTGGATTCACGGCATTGGCATGGCTGAGGAGGAGCCATGTTTTCGTCCTCAGGACCAACGCTCTATCCATCACTTGGTCACTGGGACTACAGGTGCCGGAAAAAGTCGTTGGTTCGATATTGCGATTGCCCAGTGCGTTGCACGTGGTGAGGCAGTGATCGTGATTGACCCCAAAGGGGATAAGGGGCTTGCAGCAACTTGCAAGCGGGCCTGTGCCGCGGTTGGCAAGCCAAGCTTGTTCAAGTACTTCCACCCGGCTCACCCAGATAAATCAGTTCGATTGTCTCTGACAAAAAACTTTGGCCGCGCTACTGAAATTGCCTCAAGGGTTGCAGTATTGATGCAAAGCAAGGCTGGTGATCCCTTCCAAGCTTTTGCACAAATGTCCTTGAACAGCGTGATCCAAGCCATGCTGATCTGCAATATTCTTCCAACACTCGTCGGAATCCGCCGAACGCTCGAAGGTGATGTTCCAGGACTAACTATCAAAGTCGTGATGGCCTATGGCGCGAAGGTATTCGGCGAGGCCGAATTCAACCGAATGGCGGAATCGGCGATTCTTTCAGCGAAAGTTAAAGATATTGAACAGAAAGCAAAGGTTTTGCGCAGGGTGTATTACAACGATATAGCTAAGGTCAAAGCAAATCCCGACATGGAAGGTTTGTTGACAATGCTCGAACACGAGCGCGCACACTTTAGCAAAATGATTGCCGGTCTGTTACCCATTCTTACGATGCTAACTTCTGGTGAGATGGGGCCATTGCTTTCTCCGCAAAACGACAATGAAGATCCTCGATTAATATGTGACCTCAACTCTGTAATCAATGCTGACCAAGTTTTGTACCTTGGGCTCGACTCACTTGCGGACCCCATGGTTGGTTCAACAATCGGATCGCTAGCTCTGGCCGACTTGGCCTCCACAGCTGGCGAAATCTACAACCATCGGTTACCCAAGCCTGTGAACATCTTTGTGGACGAGGCAGCTGAGGTTATTAACGACCAACTCATTCAACTCCTCAACAAGGGGCGTGGGGCGGGGATTAACCTTTACATAGCAACGCAGACAATAGCTGACTTTGTCGCCCGTATGGGAGATGAGGCGAAAGCAATGCAGGTGCTTGGTAACTGCAACAACATCATCTGTTTTCGCGTCTTGGACTCCGATACCCAGGAGTTTGTGTCTAAAAAAATGACTCCGACTCGTTTCAAATATGTAATGCGAACTCAGGGTAACTCAGCAGGTGAGGGTGGAGTTTTGCAGGGAGGTAACGTGGGTGAGCGCCTCATGCAGGAGGAGGGTGAGCGCTTCCCCTCAGCTCTTCTGGGAGAGTTACCTGACTTGGAATTCCTTGCGATTTTTGCCGGCGGCGATATCCGTAAAGGTCGACTGCCTATTCTTACTGGCCCAGCTGCCAACTGA
- a CDS encoding recombinase RecT, translating into MSDNFQNAVAIIAKQEEKFIKLVESSKTDVMFKNELLYASQAMMNNDYLCKCATSNPLSLRNAFSQVAAYGLTLNQSRQLAYLVPRDGQVVLDVSWRGMVKVAVNDAAIRDCIVELVYSKDKFEYRGKRQSPIHTFNPFDKKADRGEFVGCYVEASLPDGRVHVEAVTADEICAARDASELWKRKKKGPWVDFEDSMRKKSAIKIARKYWPQTGSKLDGVIQYLNTDAGEGFSTNDVPVEVVERFMGSAEVVEPEPLPTSNQADQHLEPTLQPEQTAKPGVAEPAQADDVIEGEVVRDGSQVPPPADLSDKVIKKVAEVVRRARDAKSWEPALEYVSTWPVEARNYAVTQLKSAQYAAHSQGD; encoded by the coding sequence ATGAGCGATAACTTCCAAAACGCAGTTGCAATCATTGCGAAGCAAGAAGAAAAGTTTATCAAGCTCGTGGAGTCGTCGAAGACTGACGTTATGTTCAAAAATGAGCTGCTTTATGCATCGCAAGCCATGATGAACAACGACTATCTATGCAAATGTGCGACGTCTAACCCACTAAGCCTTAGAAATGCGTTTAGCCAGGTTGCGGCATACGGACTGACCCTCAATCAATCTCGACAGCTTGCTTACTTGGTGCCCCGAGATGGGCAGGTGGTATTGGATGTGTCCTGGAGGGGCATGGTCAAAGTCGCCGTGAACGACGCTGCAATCCGTGATTGCATCGTTGAATTGGTCTACTCGAAAGACAAATTCGAGTACAGAGGTAAGCGGCAAAGCCCTATTCATACGTTCAATCCCTTCGACAAGAAGGCTGATCGTGGAGAGTTTGTAGGTTGCTACGTCGAAGCTTCTCTGCCTGATGGGCGAGTGCACGTTGAAGCGGTTACCGCTGATGAAATCTGTGCCGCACGTGATGCTTCCGAGCTGTGGAAACGGAAGAAGAAAGGCCCCTGGGTCGACTTCGAAGATTCCATGCGCAAGAAGTCTGCTATCAAGATCGCAAGAAAATACTGGCCTCAAACCGGCTCAAAGCTGGACGGAGTGATTCAGTACCTCAATACAGACGCTGGCGAAGGATTTTCTACCAACGATGTGCCAGTCGAAGTTGTTGAGCGATTTATGGGCTCTGCTGAAGTGGTGGAACCTGAGCCGTTGCCGACCTCTAACCAGGCAGATCAACACTTAGAACCCACATTGCAGCCGGAACAGACCGCTAAACCTGGGGTTGCAGAACCTGCTCAAGCAGATGATGTGATTGAAGGTGAAGTTGTCCGTGACGGAAGTCAGGTGCCGCCGCCAGCAGATCTATCCGACAAGGTGATCAAGAAGGTTGCGGAGGTCGTTCGGCGAGCTCGTGACGCCAAAAGTTGGGAGCCCGCACTCGAGTACGTTTCGACGTGGCCTGTAGAAGCTCGGAATTACGCAGTAACCCAACTGAAATCTGCGCAGTACGCTGCTCATTCACAAGGTGATTGA
- the mobH gene encoding MobH family relaxase, translated as MAEKRMPPFSFLKRLWPRSERSLMDSFAHPAEQMITPEIKRYLENHNWRNLRYPPYQEGYPGGVPGQWFMRNYQHELYDRIIHSVGMPDNELKLYVEPILVNFAELAHMLPASENHHHSGPGGLLRHSLEVASLTLDGCLTTAFDTNETPARRSMRLRRWYVAGIAAGLLHDAGKPLTDIRATDFEGNNQWIYAQETLHDWSARHKLARYFLHWNSNRHGNHVQVSVAQATRIIPPAVQAWLIEGGHDIYEALLNAISGTGNSPLTELVKWADSASTKRDLNRGSNNGGGHATGVPVPRLVSDAMLRLLSHGTWKINTPGGRVWVATDGVYIAWNQGAEEIVSMLVADGVVAIPRSPDTLIGTLVDHGIAERAPSGDLHWLITPHLLRKNGKGPALRCMKLLNPDILFPTTPIPPPVSISIGREGKQKEVIAPNDTAGAAANALSEHQVDLFGADLTGDSSEDTDFDSGSSSPKESVSSKPARKKKVAQTQKAAIPATSSPGVSLNQGQTPTENALVDESSVAATGDTAGTTPTQPGEDLDAVAEEDPTPPSPPSHPRGNVALLEPELNGNRLSTGRKSPSC; from the coding sequence ATGGCCGAGAAGCGTATGCCTCCTTTTTCATTCTTGAAACGCCTGTGGCCACGTAGCGAGCGGTCTCTGATGGACAGCTTCGCGCATCCGGCCGAGCAGATGATTACTCCTGAAATCAAGCGTTATCTTGAAAACCATAACTGGCGAAATCTTCGGTACCCACCTTACCAAGAGGGCTATCCGGGTGGGGTTCCCGGCCAGTGGTTCATGCGTAATTATCAGCACGAGTTGTACGACCGGATTATTCATTCAGTCGGTATGCCTGATAACGAGCTCAAACTCTACGTTGAGCCGATCCTGGTAAATTTCGCCGAGTTGGCGCACATGCTGCCGGCGTCGGAGAACCACCATCATTCCGGCCCAGGTGGATTGCTCCGGCATAGTCTTGAGGTCGCCTCGCTCACCCTGGACGGGTGCCTCACGACCGCCTTCGATACTAATGAGACCCCAGCACGCCGAAGTATGCGTTTGCGCCGGTGGTACGTCGCGGGAATTGCGGCGGGGTTGCTCCACGACGCAGGGAAACCGCTCACGGACATTCGAGCTACTGATTTTGAGGGCAACAACCAGTGGATCTATGCGCAAGAGACACTCCATGACTGGTCAGCACGCCACAAGCTGGCCCGCTATTTCCTTCACTGGAATTCCAATAGGCATGGCAACCATGTTCAGGTCTCTGTAGCGCAAGCCACACGCATCATTCCCCCGGCTGTACAGGCATGGCTGATTGAAGGTGGCCACGACATCTATGAAGCTCTCCTGAACGCAATTTCCGGTACCGGAAACTCTCCGTTGACCGAGTTGGTTAAATGGGCCGACTCAGCATCCACCAAGCGTGACCTCAATCGAGGATCAAATAATGGTGGAGGTCACGCAACAGGAGTCCCGGTACCGCGGTTGGTGTCGGATGCAATGCTAAGGTTGTTGAGTCATGGAACCTGGAAGATCAACACTCCTGGTGGCCGTGTATGGGTTGCCACTGATGGTGTCTATATCGCTTGGAACCAAGGTGCGGAAGAGATCGTTAGCATGCTCGTTGCTGATGGGGTCGTGGCCATTCCTCGATCGCCTGACACGCTGATTGGCACTTTAGTAGATCACGGGATAGCAGAAAGGGCCCCCAGTGGCGACCTGCACTGGCTGATTACGCCACACCTATTGCGCAAGAACGGCAAAGGGCCGGCGCTACGCTGCATGAAGCTTTTGAATCCGGATATCTTGTTTCCGACCACACCGATTCCCCCGCCAGTTTCTATAAGCATCGGGAGGGAGGGAAAGCAGAAGGAGGTTATTGCTCCAAACGATACGGCCGGAGCAGCAGCAAATGCGTTGAGCGAGCATCAGGTCGACCTATTTGGTGCTGATCTAACTGGTGATTCAAGCGAGGATACTGACTTTGACTCGGGCTCCTCATCTCCTAAAGAGTCCGTATCGTCCAAGCCAGCACGAAAGAAAAAAGTAGCACAGACTCAAAAAGCTGCGATTCCAGCGACGTCATCGCCTGGAGTGAGCCTGAATCAAGGCCAGACCCCGACCGAAAATGCACTGGTTGATGAGAGTTCAGTTGCTGCAACTGGCGATACAGCCGGCACCACCCCAACCCAACCAGGTGAAGACTTGGATGCGGTTGCTGAGGAGGATCCAACACCTCCTTCCCCCCCCTCCCACCCTCGAGGAAATGTTGCTCTTCTTGAGCCCGAACTCAACGGCAATAGACTCTCCACAGGAAGAAAATCTCCCTCCTGTTGA
- a CDS encoding YqaJ viral recombinase family protein translates to MHIVDIAQRTPEWHIWRREGISATSCAVIMGENPDKTPLELWKELVGIVEPADLSVIPQVRRGVKFEPMALQAFEDKYGKIALPFCAESTAYPFIRASFDGVLDDKSPVEIKNLSETNHLEVLQLREHSTPFKLYRWQVLHQMIVSGARRGYLWFWSPKHEPCCLIVDWDDLLVRRIIQAEELFWGLVMRGVPPEANPMRDLIPLDRLNLAVWRPLASARRAKESKIAELKAQLKVLTKEAKDLEAEIFPLLGEFRRADALGVKVTSYEVAGTVDWKGVAHELKGVIPLDVIARHQTGSSMATRFSVDASYDESQAKPEPLPRIRQKVEAISEAVEEPSQFFGTFWF, encoded by the coding sequence ATGCACATCGTTGACATCGCACAGCGGACGCCTGAGTGGCATATATGGCGAAGGGAAGGGATCAGTGCAACCAGTTGCGCGGTCATCATGGGTGAGAACCCAGATAAAACGCCCCTGGAGTTGTGGAAAGAACTGGTCGGAATTGTCGAGCCAGCTGACTTGTCGGTAATCCCGCAGGTTAGGAGGGGAGTCAAATTCGAACCGATGGCACTACAAGCCTTTGAGGATAAGTACGGCAAAATTGCTTTGCCGTTCTGTGCAGAGTCGACCGCATACCCGTTTATTCGGGCGTCGTTCGATGGGGTTCTGGATGATAAGTCACCGGTAGAGATCAAAAATCTTTCTGAGACCAACCATCTGGAGGTACTGCAGCTTAGGGAGCACAGCACGCCATTCAAGCTCTACCGCTGGCAAGTGCTGCATCAGATGATCGTCAGTGGTGCGCGGCGCGGTTACCTGTGGTTTTGGTCGCCGAAGCATGAGCCTTGCTGTCTGATCGTCGACTGGGATGACCTCCTGGTGAGACGAATCATTCAGGCAGAAGAGCTCTTCTGGGGGCTAGTGATGCGCGGGGTGCCGCCGGAGGCTAATCCAATGCGGGACCTTATTCCGCTGGATAGGCTGAACCTGGCTGTTTGGCGTCCGTTAGCAAGTGCCAGAAGGGCGAAGGAGAGCAAAATAGCTGAGCTGAAAGCCCAGTTGAAAGTGCTCACCAAGGAAGCAAAAGACCTTGAAGCCGAGATCTTTCCGTTGCTTGGAGAGTTCCGGAGGGCCGATGCTCTTGGTGTGAAAGTCACGAGTTATGAAGTGGCTGGCACTGTGGATTGGAAAGGTGTGGCGCATGAGCTAAAGGGGGTTATTCCACTTGATGTGATTGCTAGACACCAGACCGGTTCGTCAATGGCCACGAGGTTCTCTGTGGATGCCTCATACGATGAAAGTCAGGCTAAACCTGAGCCGTTGCCTCGCATACGGCAAAAGGTGGAAGCCATATCTGAGGCGGTCGAAGAACCGTCACAATTTTTTGGGACCTTCTGGTTCTAA